The window GCGTGCCTTCGGCTTGTCGGACCTCGACCTCGCCACGCGCGTGGAGCTCGAGGAGCGCGGCATTCATTCGCTGCTCATCGTGCCCATCGTGATGCAGGGGCACGCGTTTGGCCACATGACGCTGCTCGCCGGGACGCCGGGACGATACGTGACGGAGCCCGAGCGCGCGCTCGTGGACGAGCTCTCGCGGCGCGCGGCCATGGCGATCGATCGCGCTCGGCTCTATCGCGCGGTCCAGGAGGCGAGCCGGCTGAAAGACGAGTTCCTGGGGGTCATCTCGCACGAGCTCCGCACGCCGCTCACGGCGATCCTCGGATGGACCAGCATTCTGCGGCGCGACTCGGTGCCGGAGGCGAGCCGCGGCAAGGCCCTCGAGACGATCGAGCGGAACGCGCAGGCGCAGGCGCGGCTGATCGAGGATCTGATGGACACGACGAGCATGATCGCGGGCACGTTGCAGCTCGATTATGAGGACGTCGACCTCGTCGAGCCCCTCGGGCACGCCGTCCGGGTGATGCGCCCGCTCGCGGAGGTGAAGGGGATCGTGCTGAAGACCGCGTTCGAGGGGGGCGGCCCGCTGCCGGTCCTCGGCGACGACCTCCGGCTGCGGCAGATCTTCGAGAACCTCCTCGGCAATGCGCTCAAATTCACGCCGGCCGGCGGCACGGTGGAGATCGGCGGCCGTCGCGGCGACAAGGTGATCGTCTGGGTGAAGGACGACGGCGTGGGGATCCCGCCCCAGACCTTGCCGCACGTGTTCGAGCGTTTCCGGCAGGGCGACAGCTCGTCGACCCGCAGCCACGGGGGCCTCGGCCTGGGGCTCTCGATCGTGCGCTATCTCGTGGAGGCGCACGGCGGCGCGGTCGTCGCCGAGAGCCCGGGCAAGGGGCTCGGGGCGACGTTCACCGTCGAATTGCCATTACGCGTGGACACGAGCTTGGAGGTCTCCGCCGCGGAGGAGGCGCGCGCGCCGCGCCGCGAGGGCGTGCACGTGCGCGTCGTCGACGAGGCGCCGCAGCACCGCGAGCTCGTCACGGGGATCTTTCCGAGCGCGCGCCGCGGGGCGCCCGGGCCCGCCAACGACGAGCCCCGCGCGAGCAAGACCCGAGGAACCGTGGGGACATGAATCTCGATTCGTATCAAACCTCTTCGTCCGTGGGCGCCGCCTTCAGATAGGCCTGCCAGGCTTCGACGTCGTAGAGGCCGAGGTGCGCGATGGCCTCGCCGTATTTTCGGATGTCGTCCTCGAGCGAGGGGGCCGCGTCGTCGTCCTCCTCCTCCTCGTCCATTACGATCTGCATCCCGACCCAATCGACCCATTCGGTCTGGATGGGCGCGAATTCGCGGAAGTATGCCGTCTTCTCCTCGGCCGAGCGTCCTTCGGCCCAGTGCCACCAGATCGTCATGTAATCCTCGCCGTAGCCCATGCGCCAGCCGATGGAGTAGCGCGGGATCTCCGGATGGCGGATCCACGGGGGGAGGGGCGAGGTGCGCCCCTGTTCGCGGAGCACCCTCTCGAGGGATTCTTGACGGAACGCTTGCGGATCGAAGGAGTCATTGCGCGTCACGAGGACCTCCACCACGGCCGTTCGGGAGGGCGGCATTGTCGTCGCAGGGTCGTACGGCTGTCAAGCGGCGAGGCCCCGGCTCTCCAGGCTCCAGCGAACCCCGAAGACGCGGGTGAGGCAACCTTTCAAGGCAGGCGGACGCGCACGGGTTTCTCAGCGGATCGGGGTGGTCCTTGCTTTGCAGTGCCTGGAGGCGGTTGCCGTCATGGGCAGCCGGGAAAATCATAAGGACGGAGGGATTGGCCCATGCGTTCATTCACGATCGCGCGCGCCGCGGTTCTGCCTTTCCTCGGCCTCGCGCTCGCCGCTTGTGTGAGCGGTCCGGCGGAGGAATACGTGCTCGGAAAGGAGAGCGTGCCGAGCGTCGAGGAGGGCAAGGGGGCCCCGGAGGGCTCGCAGAGCGGCGCAGAAGAAGGCCTGCCGAGCGACGAGGCCGACGGGACGCAAAACGAGGCCGACGCGGGTCCGTCGACGGGCGAGCCGCTGG is drawn from Polyangium spumosum and contains these coding sequences:
- a CDS encoding ATP-binding protein gives rise to the protein MYALHACRRPREVAAAVAREGARALGATSGVLAVLVADELSVPGTNDPAPRGLSEALRAPGPTRVRMAGRDGWAARLAVGDRVLGVIAFEGLCPHGATKARLSRLAKHCAPALSRVLAEEAELSALRLSRQLLRAVTEGTHDCVFVKDLNLRYVMINSAGARVFGLEPEDVVGKDDKTLFAREDADEIAQRDREVITRRQTTIYECSSTTSGGTTRFWQSMKGPWYDEEGRVIGLVGISRDVTARRRAEEGQRLLAEVSGVLGASLEYESTLAAMARLLVPTFAEGCTIHVQEAGERYCLAALGRGAAYAEPLLGVAPPGRAFGLSDLDLATRVELEERGIHSLLIVPIVMQGHAFGHMTLLAGTPGRYVTEPERALVDELSRRAAMAIDRARLYRAVQEASRLKDEFLGVISHELRTPLTAILGWTSILRRDSVPEASRGKALETIERNAQAQARLIEDLMDTTSMIAGTLQLDYEDVDLVEPLGHAVRVMRPLAEVKGIVLKTAFEGGGPLPVLGDDLRLRQIFENLLGNALKFTPAGGTVEIGGRRGDKVIVWVKDDGVGIPPQTLPHVFERFRQGDSSSTRSHGGLGLGLSIVRYLVEAHGGAVVAESPGKGLGATFTVELPLRVDTSLEVSAAEEARAPRREGVHVRVVDEAPQHRELVTGIFPSARRGAPGPANDEPRASKTRGTVGT